Proteins found in one Caldisericia bacterium genomic segment:
- a CDS encoding NADP oxidoreductase codes for MKKIKVASIWCESCSGCHMSILDMDERLVELINKGLELNATPITDLKVPDDDTDIGIIEGAVATDHHEEEVKMMREKCKFIVAIGDCAVFGGIVTMRNYVPLNELLKRGYIETESTVDGKIPTSPELGKHLPKVKAVNEVIKVDYYIPGCPPSADAIYHVLKEILEGKTPVLTGELLKYE; via the coding sequence ATGAAAAAAATAAAAGTTGCATCAATTTGGTGTGAGAGTTGTTCAGGGTGTCACATGTCTATTCTTGATATGGATGAGAGATTGGTTGAGTTAATAAATAAAGGACTTGAACTAAATGCAACACCAATCACAGATCTTAAAGTTCCAGATGATGATACAGATATTGGAATAATTGAAGGTGCAGTTGCAACAGATCACCATGAAGAGGAAGTTAAAATGATGAGAGAGAAGTGCAAGTTTATAGTTGCAATCGGAGATTGTGCAGTTTTTGGAGGAATTGTTACCATGAGAAATTATGTTCCTCTCAATGAACTTCTTAAAAGAGGTTATATTGAAACAGAAAGTACAGTTGATGGAAAAATTCCAACATCTCCTGAACTTGGAAAACATCTACCAAAAGTTAAAGCAGTTAATGAAGTTATTAAAGTTGACTACTATATTCCAGGATGTCCACCATCTGCAGATGCAATTTATCATGTATTAAAAGAAATTTTAGAGGGTAAAACACCTGTTTTAACAGGTGAACTACTAAAATATGAGTGA
- a CDS encoding Ni/Fe hydrogenase subunit alpha, whose amino-acid sequence MDKKKITISPVTRIEGHARVTIFLNDDGKVDEAYLHIDQFRGFEKFSEGRYFAEMPVITPRICGICPISHHLASAKATDDILGVEIPKVAKLLRELIHMGQIIQSHSMHFFELAGPDLILGWDADPRIRNVVGLIQANPELALKAVKLRKYGQRIIELVAGRRIHPTFAIPGGVNQALSEEARDEILSGIDEMISYIQEGIKIALDFIEKNKELCDKFASFPSGYMGLVKEDGSLELYDGKIRFMDKFGNVVKEFKEKYYLKYIGERVEDWSYLKFPYYKPFGWPEGVYRVGPLGRLNASDKISTPLANEEFKKYKEMDNGKPVEGSIYYHYARLIETIYALERAREILEDPEVMSKDTFVTGKPTNEEGIGVVEAPRGTLIHHYWVDEKGTIEKVNLIVSTGHNNWAMSKAVELVAKGFIDGKNLTEGMLNRVEGAIRCYDPCLSCSTHAIGKMPIVIELYDSKGNLINFVKRD is encoded by the coding sequence ATGGATAAGAAAAAAATAACAATAAGTCCTGTAACAAGAATTGAAGGACATGCAAGAGTAACAATATTTTTAAATGATGATGGGAAAGTGGATGAGGCATATCTTCATATAGACCAATTTAGAGGATTTGAAAAGTTTTCTGAAGGTCGTTATTTTGCAGAAATGCCAGTTATTACCCCAAGAATTTGTGGAATATGTCCAATAAGCCACCACCTTGCATCTGCAAAAGCAACTGATGATATTTTAGGAGTTGAAATTCCTAAAGTTGCAAAACTTTTAAGAGAATTAATTCATATGGGTCAAATAATTCAATCACACTCAATGCACTTTTTTGAACTCGCAGGTCCAGATCTAATTTTAGGTTGGGATGCTGATCCAAGAATAAGAAATGTTGTTGGTTTAATTCAAGCAAATCCTGAACTTGCTCTTAAGGCTGTTAAATTAAGAAAATATGGTCAAAGAATAATTGAACTGGTTGCTGGAAGAAGAATACATCCAACATTTGCAATTCCAGGAGGAGTTAATCAAGCACTTTCAGAAGAGGCAAGAGACGAAATTTTATCAGGAATTGATGAGATGATCTCTTATATTCAAGAGGGAATAAAAATTGCACTTGATTTCATTGAGAAAAATAAAGAACTTTGTGATAAATTTGCTTCATTTCCAAGTGGATATATGGGTCTTGTTAAAGAAGATGGATCTTTAGAATTATATGATGGAAAAATTAGATTTATGGATAAGTTTGGAAATGTTGTAAAGGAGTTTAAAGAGAAATATTACTTAAAATATATTGGAGAAAGAGTCGAAGATTGGAGTTACCTTAAATTCCCATATTATAAACCCTTTGGATGGCCAGAAGGAGTCTATAGAGTTGGACCATTGGGAAGATTAAATGCTTCTGATAAAATATCAACTCCACTAGCAAATGAAGAGTTTAAGAAATATAAAGAAATGGATAATGGTAAACCAGTTGAAGGTTCAATTTACTATCATTATGCAAGATTAATTGAAACAATTTATGCACTTGAAAGAGCAAGAGAAATTTTAGAAGATCCAGAAGTGATGTCGAAAGACACATTTGTTACTGGAAAACCAACAAATGAGGAAGGAATAGGAGTTGTTGAGGCACCACGTGGAACACTTATTCACCACTATTGGGTTGATGAAAAAGGAACAATTGAAAAAGTAAATCTTATTGTTTCAACAGGACACAACAACTGGGCAATGAGTAAAGCAGTTGAACTTGTTGCAAAAGGTTTTATTGATGGTAAAAATTTAACTGAAGGAATGTTAAATAGAGTTGAAGGTGCAATTAGATGTTATGATCCATGTTTATCTTGCTCTACTCATGCAATAGGAAAAATGCCAATTGTTATTGAACTTTATGATAGTAAAGGAAATTTAATAAATTTTGTTAAAAGAGACTAA
- a CDS encoding hydrogenase maturation protease, giving the protein MLKETKRVILVGFGNEFRRDDSLGIRLLDLIEDERVEKIKVQELSYSIIDEIKDFDIVIFIDASIEGNDINFKKIEKKEKFSPLTHHIPPEELLIWAEFINKKKYDFYVLSIRGYDFDFGEELSENAKKNLQKGVIFLKNFLKSLNI; this is encoded by the coding sequence TTGTTAAAAGAGACTAAAAGAGTAATTTTAGTCGGATTTGGAAACGAATTTAGGAGAGATGACAGTTTAGGAATAAGGCTCCTGGACCTTATAGAAGATGAGAGAGTAGAAAAAATTAAGGTTCAGGAGCTTTCATATTCTATAATTGATGAGATAAAAGATTTTGACATTGTAATTTTCATTGATGCAAGCATTGAAGGGAATGATATAAATTTTAAAAAAATAGAAAAAAAAGAAAAATTTTCTCCATTAACACATCATATACCTCCGGAAGAACTTTTAATTTGGGCAGAATTTATAAATAAAAAAAAGTATGATTTTTATGTTTTATCAATAAGGGGTTATGATTTTGATTTTGGTGAAGAGTTATCGGAGAATGCAAAAAAAAATTTACAAAAAGGAGTCATATTTTTAAAAAATTTCTTAAAAAGTTTAAACATTTAA
- a CDS encoding phosphoketolase family protein: MINKINDYFKACCYIAAGMIYLQDNPLLKEPLRKEHIKNRLLGHWGASPGLSFVYVHSNRVINKYEINAIFIPGPGHGAPGVIAPVYLEGTLSEIYSEFSQDERGLKNLFKAFSFPGGFGSHCTPELPGSIQEGGELGYSLSHAFGAVFDNKDLIAITVVGDGEAETGPLATSWHSNKFLNPVTDGMVLPVLLLNGYKINNPTVLSRIENEELLSLFKGYGYEPILVEGVEILDLHEKMIKAMDYSIEKIFSIWDSTRKSGNPKRYPYPMIILKIPKGITAPKKYRNYFIEGYWRSHQVPFQDAKENEESLKKLEEWLLSYEPNKLFDEKGSLREDLKELSPKGNKRMSANPITNCGLIRKSLILPEVYNFKVDVKERVKDTFENTKPLGLFLKEVINLNRNNFRVFGPDETKSNRLDATFEFGKVWMAKTLPEDLDEGYLSPYGRVMEYLSEHTIEGWLEGYLLTGRHGFLNTYEGFSQIISSMVNQFGKWIDISTDVSWRAPISSLNLLLTSVVWRQDHNGFTHQDPGFINSIVDKWPNVVRVYFPPDANTLLWVVWHALQTTNRINIIVIDKQKHPQYLTIDEAKKHATKGIGIWDFASTYPNEEPDVCIASCGDIPTKEAIYAVNILKENFKDLKIRFINVLNLFTLTPNSEHPDGLSDKEFDSYFTKDKPIIFNFHGYPWLIHRLTYRRTNHKNLHVRGYRENRKIGIDSSYLASFLKGRGGITTPLQLAILNQIDRYSIAIDVIERVEKIREKGANLKDKLKDMQIEALDYAYKNGIDKES, from the coding sequence ATGATTAATAAAATTAATGATTATTTTAAAGCGTGTTGTTATATAGCAGCAGGAATGATATACCTTCAGGATAATCCTCTTCTAAAGGAGCCATTAAGAAAAGAACATATTAAAAATAGATTACTTGGACATTGGGGAGCAAGTCCAGGTTTAAGTTTTGTTTATGTTCACTCAAATAGAGTCATTAATAAATATGAGATAAATGCTATCTTCATTCCAGGGCCTGGTCATGGCGCACCTGGTGTAATTGCGCCAGTTTATCTTGAGGGAACCTTAAGTGAAATTTATTCTGAATTTAGTCAAGATGAAAGAGGTCTTAAAAACCTATTTAAAGCATTTTCTTTTCCAGGAGGCTTCGGTAGCCATTGCACACCAGAACTTCCGGGATCAATTCAAGAGGGTGGAGAGTTAGGATATTCACTCTCACATGCATTTGGCGCAGTATTTGATAATAAAGATCTTATCGCTATAACTGTTGTTGGTGATGGAGAAGCAGAAACAGGGCCTCTTGCAACTTCATGGCATTCAAATAAATTTTTAAATCCAGTTACAGATGGAATGGTTTTACCAGTTTTACTTTTAAATGGTTATAAAATAAATAATCCAACTGTTTTATCAAGAATTGAAAATGAAGAACTTTTGTCTTTATTCAAAGGTTATGGATATGAACCTATTTTAGTGGAAGGAGTAGAAATATTAGATCTTCATGAAAAAATGATTAAAGCAATGGACTATTCAATTGAAAAAATTTTTTCAATTTGGGATTCAACAAGAAAAAGTGGAAATCCTAAAAGATATCCATATCCTATGATAATTTTAAAAATTCCTAAAGGTATTACTGCTCCAAAAAAATATAGAAACTACTTTATTGAAGGGTATTGGAGATCACATCAAGTTCCATTCCAAGACGCAAAAGAAAATGAAGAAAGTTTAAAAAAGTTAGAAGAGTGGCTTTTAAGTTATGAACCAAATAAATTATTTGATGAGAAGGGATCTTTAAGAGAAGATTTAAAAGAGTTATCACCAAAAGGAAACAAAAGAATGAGTGCAAATCCGATTACAAATTGTGGATTAATTCGAAAAAGTTTAATTTTACCAGAAGTTTATAATTTTAAAGTTGATGTAAAAGAAAGGGTTAAAGACACATTTGAAAATACAAAACCTCTTGGTTTATTTTTAAAAGAGGTGATAAATTTAAATAGAAATAATTTTAGAGTTTTTGGACCAGATGAAACAAAATCAAATAGGTTAGATGCAACTTTTGAATTTGGAAAAGTTTGGATGGCAAAAACTCTTCCAGAAGATTTAGATGAAGGATATCTTTCACCTTATGGTAGAGTTATGGAATATCTTTCAGAACACACTATTGAGGGATGGCTTGAAGGATATCTTTTAACAGGAAGACATGGTTTTTTAAACACTTACGAAGGTTTCTCTCAAATTATCTCTTCTATGGTTAATCAATTTGGCAAGTGGATTGATATATCAACTGATGTATCTTGGAGGGCACCAATTTCATCTTTAAATTTACTCCTAACATCTGTTGTTTGGAGGCAGGATCATAATGGTTTTACTCATCAAGATCCAGGATTTATAAATTCAATTGTGGATAAATGGCCAAATGTTGTGAGAGTTTATTTTCCACCAGATGCAAACACTCTTTTATGGGTTGTATGGCATGCACTTCAAACAACAAACAGAATTAATATTATAGTTATTGATAAACAAAAACACCCTCAATATCTTACAATTGATGAAGCAAAAAAACATGCAACAAAAGGTATTGGAATTTGGGATTTTGCATCAACTTATCCAAATGAAGAACCAGATGTTTGCATTGCAAGTTGTGGTGATATACCTACAAAAGAGGCAATATACGCAGTAAATATTTTAAAAGAGAATTTTAAAGATTTAAAAATTAGATTTATTAATGTTTTAAATCTTTTTACTCTAACCCCTAATTCAGAACATCCAGATGGACTAAGTGATAAAGAGTTCGACTCATATTTTACAAAAGATAAGCCAATAATTTTTAATTTTCACGGTTATCCATGGTTAATTCATAGGTTAACTTATAGAAGAACAAATCACAAGAATCTACATGTAAGAGGATATAGAGAAAATAGAAAAATTGGAATTGACTCATCATATCTTGCCTCATTTCTAAAAGGAAGAGGAGGAATTACAACTCCACTTCAACTTGCAATTTTAAATCAAATAGATAGATATAGTATCGCAATTGATGTTATTGAGAGAGTAGAAAAAATTAGGGAAAAGGGTGCAAATTTAAAAGACAAATTAAAAGACATGCAAATAGAAGCACTTGATTATGCATATAAAAATGGAATAGATAAAGAGAGTTAA
- a CDS encoding nucleotide sugar dehydrogenase, translating to MISVFGLGAVGLPLSLILSMKGLKVYGVDINKKRIEDIKSGKTSLFEFYNDKSIDEIVLDEIKKGNFIPTIDFKEAILNSEIIMITIPLPLKRNKEINYDFLINGIENIGKNLKKDTLIILRSTVPIGTTRKLVLPLLEGYSGLKVEKDFYLSYVPERMAEGKAFEELINMTTLIGGIGEKSIEKTLNFFKSNFNGEYHIVNKVEIAEASKIIENLQRDLNIAMVNSLANILLNMDIIPNEVIEAAKTHKRVKSLLSPGLGVGGHCLPYAYYYLKESVKINKKDLSIFELGRKINDNMPKRVLKLIIDKLNKKGKDPKNSKLALIGLAMKDYSKDTRESPSLKFLKISKKYFKEIVAYDNMVEIDLKEKISDLNLAIKDADVVVISVIQKDYENLKIEDLKNFIKKDALIVDIKGLFNKKELQENFDSIIF from the coding sequence ATGATTTCTGTTTTTGGTCTTGGCGCTGTTGGTCTTCCACTCTCGCTTATTTTAAGTATGAAGGGTCTTAAAGTATATGGAGTTGATATAAATAAGAAAAGAATTGAAGATATAAAATCTGGAAAAACTTCACTTTTTGAATTTTATAATGATAAAAGCATTGATGAGATAGTTTTAGATGAAATTAAAAAAGGAAATTTTATTCCAACAATAGATTTTAAAGAAGCAATATTAAATTCTGAAATTATTATGATAACAATTCCTCTTCCTTTAAAAAGAAACAAAGAGATTAATTATGATTTTTTAATTAATGGAATTGAAAATATTGGGAAAAATTTAAAAAAGGATACTCTTATTATTTTAAGAAGCACAGTTCCAATAGGCACAACAAGAAAATTGGTTTTACCCCTTCTTGAAGGTTATTCTGGATTAAAAGTTGAGAAAGATTTTTATTTATCTTATGTTCCTGAAAGAATGGCAGAAGGAAAAGCGTTTGAGGAATTAATTAATATGACAACATTGATTGGTGGTATAGGAGAAAAGAGCATTGAAAAAACCCTTAATTTCTTTAAGTCAAACTTTAATGGAGAATATCATATTGTTAACAAAGTTGAAATTGCAGAAGCATCAAAAATAATTGAAAATCTTCAAAGAGATTTAAATATTGCTATGGTAAATTCTTTAGCAAATATTTTATTAAATATGGATATAATTCCAAATGAAGTTATTGAGGCTGCAAAAACTCATAAAAGAGTGAAAAGTCTTCTTTCTCCTGGACTTGGAGTTGGAGGTCATTGCCTACCTTATGCTTATTACTATTTAAAAGAGAGCGTAAAAATAAATAAAAAAGACCTTTCTATTTTTGAATTAGGAAGAAAAATAAATGATAATATGCCAAAAAGAGTTTTAAAATTGATTATTGATAAATTAAATAAAAAAGGAAAAGATCCTAAAAATTCAAAACTTGCTCTTATTGGTCTTGCAATGAAAGATTATTCAAAAGATACAAGAGAGAGTCCATCTTTAAAATTTTTAAAAATTTCAAAAAAATATTTCAAAGAGATAGTTGCTTATGATAATATGGTTGAAATTGATCTAAAAGAAAAAATAAGTGATTTAAATTTAGCAATTAAAGATGCAGATGTTGTTGTAATAAGTGTAATTCAAAAAGATTATGAAAATTTAAAAATAGAAGATTTAAAAAACTTTATAAAAAAAGATGCTTTAATTGTTGATATAAAAGGTTTATTCAACAAAAAAGAACTTCAAGAAAATTTTGATTCAATTATTTTTTAA
- a CDS encoding glycosyltransferase family 4 protein, with protein MKKIGIFISGGEKGGSRYQVMSIAKELRKEFEFVFFNFYKGVLFNEIKESGFRQYLFKEILNFKEIGKVVEDERLDLIHTYGFRGNFYGRVISKKLNIKSISSYTSFMNEDYSTKIKGLFFEKIDDLTLKVAELIIVPSNSLKEYILNRGYKKEIKLINLGIELNDNFYKKEDFGLKKSDFVIGTVMRLERVKNPLFLIEIFSLISKEIKNAKLIIVGDGSLRKDVERRIEKLNLSKNVLLLGFRSDVRKIYGIFDVFVLPSIKEGFSIVTLEAMSSSLPVITFDSLGVRDIVEDGINGFIIKKLNKEDFVGKILYFLDEDKRKEFGERNRKKVSEKFTKENMIEKTFNVYKEVIR; from the coding sequence ATGAAAAAAATTGGAATTTTTATAAGTGGTGGTGAAAAAGGGGGGTCAAGATATCAAGTTATGTCTATAGCAAAAGAGTTAAGAAAAGAATTTGAATTTGTGTTTTTTAATTTTTATAAAGGGGTTCTTTTTAATGAAATAAAGGAGAGTGGTTTTAGACAATACTTATTTAAGGAAATTTTAAATTTTAAAGAAATAGGAAAAGTAGTAGAAGATGAAAGACTTGATCTAATTCACACTTATGGTTTTAGAGGAAATTTTTATGGAAGAGTTATATCTAAAAAATTAAATATAAAATCTATTTCATCTTATACAAGTTTTATGAATGAAGATTATAGCACAAAAATTAAAGGTCTCTTTTTTGAAAAAATTGATGATCTTACTCTTAAAGTCGCAGAGTTGATAATTGTTCCTTCTAATTCATTAAAAGAATATATTTTAAATAGAGGATATAAAAAAGAAATTAAATTAATTAATCTTGGTATAGAATTAAATGATAATTTTTATAAAAAGGAAGATTTTGGTTTGAAAAAAAGTGATTTTGTTATTGGAACTGTTATGAGGCTTGAGAGAGTAAAAAATCCACTCTTTTTAATTGAAATCTTTTCTTTGATCTCAAAAGAGATTAAAAATGCAAAACTTATTATTGTTGGAGATGGTTCTTTAAGAAAAGATGTTGAAAGGAGAATCGAAAAGTTAAATTTATCTAAAAATGTTCTTTTGCTTGGATTTAGAAGTGATGTGAGAAAAATTTATGGAATTTTTGATGTATTTGTTCTTCCATCAATTAAAGAGGGTTTTTCAATCGTGACTCTTGAGGCAATGTCATCTTCTCTTCCAGTTATCACTTTTGACTCCTTAGGTGTAAGAGATATTGTTGAAGATGGAATAAATGGATTTATAATAAAAAAGTTGAATAAAGAGGATTTTGTTGGAAAGATATTATATTTTTTAGATGAAGATAAAAGAAAGGAGTTTGGAGAGAGAAATAGAAAAAAGGTATCAGAAAAATTTACAAAAGAAAATATGATTGAAAAAACATTTAATGTTTATAAAGAGGTTATTAGATGA
- a CDS encoding O-antigen ligase family protein, translating to MIEIGTIFFTFLTVISFLIKPQFGFVFSLPLLFYYFPYKFLFYLIPFYPLLDFFIRNSFPPFSSIWDEAFIFLLILIFLLRSKTQKIKFTEIIYPVFVFLFVLLLSSYFTKIDTRIAFDGIRSYLEMFLFFLIVVNFIDDKKDVEIFINLSSISLLFLSLYGIYQYIARVPIPSSWVDKDLEVTISTRAYSIFGSPNAFAGYLILLIPLIFTMFLSEKKLIKKLYYLFVLGLSLFALLFTLTRAAQISIIFSFLLFTLLYKDKRYFLVLIFFIIIAFSIPQIRIRFLNLLSPIYLEKAKTYGRLFRWNLAIMIFSLKPIFGVGPGGFGGAVASRLGMFEGLYVDNYYLKTLVETGFVGFISFIYLIFSILRKGVSNLINLKNEKEKMISLGIFLGLVAFFLNNITENLWEIPILSATMWSLVSILFSFKKE from the coding sequence ATGATTGAAATAGGAACAATTTTTTTCACCTTTTTAACAGTTATTTCTTTTTTAATTAAACCTCAATTTGGATTTGTTTTTTCGCTACCACTTCTTTTTTACTATTTTCCATATAAATTTTTATTTTATTTAATTCCTTTCTATCCTCTACTTGATTTTTTTATAAGAAACTCTTTTCCCCCATTTTCATCTATATGGGATGAAGCCTTCATTTTTCTTTTAATTTTAATTTTTTTACTAAGATCCAAAACTCAAAAGATAAAATTCACAGAAATTATTTATCCAGTATTTGTTTTTCTTTTTGTTCTTCTTTTATCCTCTTATTTTACAAAAATTGATACAAGAATTGCTTTCGATGGAATAAGAAGTTATCTAGAAATGTTTCTTTTCTTTTTAATTGTAGTTAATTTTATAGATGATAAAAAGGATGTTGAAATTTTCATTAATTTATCATCAATCTCACTCCTTTTTCTTTCTCTTTATGGAATTTATCAATATATTGCAAGAGTTCCAATTCCTTCGTCTTGGGTTGACAAAGATCTTGAGGTTACAATTTCAACAAGGGCATATTCAATTTTTGGTTCACCAAATGCTTTTGCAGGATATCTGATTCTTTTAATTCCTCTTATATTTACAATGTTTCTTTCAGAAAAAAAACTTATTAAAAAATTATATTATCTTTTTGTTCTTGGTTTATCTTTATTTGCTCTTCTTTTCACATTAACAAGGGCAGCACAAATCTCAATTATATTTTCATTTTTACTTTTTACCCTTTTGTATAAAGATAAAAGATACTTTCTTGTTTTAATATTTTTTATTATAATTGCATTTTCCATACCCCAAATTAGAATTAGATTTTTAAATCTTTTATCTCCAATTTATCTTGAAAAAGCAAAAACTTATGGGAGACTTTTTAGATGGAATCTTGCAATAATGATTTTCTCATTAAAACCAATTTTTGGTGTTGGTCCAGGTGGATTTGGAGGAGCAGTTGCAAGTAGGTTAGGAATGTTTGAAGGTCTTTATGTTGATAACTACTATTTAAAAACACTTGTTGAAACAGGATTTGTTGGTTTTATATCTTTTATTTATCTTATTTTTTCAATTTTAAGAAAAGGAGTTTCAAATTTGATAAACTTAAAAAATGAAAAAGAAAAGATGATTTCTTTAGGGATTTTTTTAGGTTTAGTTGCGTTTTTCTTAAACAATATTACAGAAAACCTATGGGAAATTCCAATATTAAGTGCGACAATGTGGAGTTTAGTTTCTATTTTATTTTCATTTAAAAAAGAATGA
- a CDS encoding LCP family protein: protein MKKVKKILTIILIVLIVLIVSFIGYTYYILSSINPKVDENDENIVPPKEIDWSKKINILLVGIDQRYEDEMSRSDTNLLLSIDPVNKKLVLISLPRDSLVTLPGYEGDEKLAHAHSYGGVPLLIKTVESILSIEIPYYVEVNFEGFVKMIDLIGGITIDVEKDMDYESYLGDVKIHLKKGLQHLNGEKALEYVRFRMDETGDIGRMERQQKFIKALIKQALGLSNTLRLQKALLELKNWVKTNLEPTQIIKLGLIVKNIKEEDMISFTLPGTIDWKNGLSYYILDYDKIKNIVDEYLKD from the coding sequence ATGAAAAAAGTTAAAAAGATATTAACTATTATTTTAATAGTTTTAATTGTTTTAATTGTGTCATTTATTGGTTACACATATTACATTTTATCTTCAATAAATCCAAAGGTTGATGAAAATGATGAAAATATAGTTCCTCCAAAAGAAATTGATTGGAGTAAAAAAATTAATATTTTGCTTGTTGGAATAGATCAAAGATATGAAGATGAGATGTCAAGATCTGATACTAATTTACTTTTATCTATTGATCCAGTCAATAAAAAGTTAGTTCTTATTTCTCTTCCAAGAGATTCTCTTGTTACACTTCCAGGTTATGAAGGAGATGAAAAATTGGCTCATGCTCACTCTTATGGAGGAGTTCCACTTTTAATTAAAACAGTAGAATCTATTTTAAGTATAGAAATTCCATATTATGTTGAAGTTAACTTTGAAGGGTTTGTAAAAATGATAGATTTAATTGGTGGCATAACAATTGATGTAGAAAAAGATATGGATTATGAATCTTATCTTGGAGATGTAAAAATTCATCTTAAAAAGGGGTTGCAACATTTAAATGGCGAGAAAGCACTTGAATATGTTAGATTCAGAATGGATGAAACTGGAGATATTGGAAGAATGGAGAGACAACAGAAATTTATAAAGGCACTAATAAAACAAGCACTTGGACTTTCAAATACTTTAAGACTTCAAAAGGCTTTACTAGAACTTAAAAATTGGGTTAAAACGAATCTTGAGCCAACTCAAATAATAAAATTGGGTCTTATTGTTAAAAATATTAAGGAAGAAGACATGATATCTTTTACTCTTCCAGGAACTATTGATTGGAAAAACGGTCTTTCATATTATATTTTAGACTATGATAAAATAAAAAATATAGTAGATGAATACCTTAAAGATTAA